Part of the Streptomyces sp. WMMC500 genome is shown below.
CGACACCGGTCAGGCGTGACGCGAGAACCGCACCTGGTGCGACCGGGCGGCTAGGAGACGATCGCCATCTCGCGGGCGGTGTCGTTGAGCCGCCGCCCGCCGGTCGCGGTGACGGTCACGATGTCCTCGATGCGCACCCCGAAGCGGCCCGGCAGGTAGATGCCCGGCTCGACGGAGAAGCACATGCCGGGGACGAGCGGCTGCTCCTCGCCCTCGGTCATGTACGGCGGCTCGTGGGTGGTGGTGCCGATGCCGTGCCCGGTGCGGTGGATGAAGTACCCGCCGTAGCCGGCGTCGGCGATGACCCGGCGCGCCGCCCGGTCGACGTCCTGGCAGGCGGCGCCCGGCCGTACGGCCCGGAAGCCGGCCTCCTGCGCCGCGCGCACGACGTCGTGGATCTCCCGCTCCTCGGCGGTGGGTTCGCCGACGTGCACGGTGCGGGTGGTGTCGGAGCCGTAGCCGTGCACGAGGCCGCCGAAGTCGAGGACGACCATGTCGCCGTCGCGGATGACCCGCGCGCCGGCCTCGTGGTGGGGGTCGGCGCCGTTGGGGCCCGAGCCGACGACGGTGAAGTCCACCCGGGAGTGCCCGAACCGGCGCAGCAGCGCCGCCAGGTCGGCGGCGACCTCGGACTCCTTGCGGCCGGCGAAGCGTGCCTTCCTGATCTCCTCGTACGCGGCGTCCGCGGCGGCACCGGCCGCGGCCAGCCGCGCCAGTTCCGCGTCGTCCTTGACCGCGCGCAGCATCGGCAGCCCGTCGGAGAAGGCGACGTACGCGGAGTCCGGCAGTTCGCGCTGGAGCCCGAGCAGGTGCAGGGCCCAGGTGTCGTCGCTGACGGCGTAGCGGCCGCGGGCGTCGAGCAGCGGCGCGGTCACGGCGTACGGGCTCGTGCCGTCGGTCCAGTCGCGCAGGGTGAGCGCCGGCCCGCCGGCCGCCCGGGCGGCGTCGCCGGCCTCCAGCTTCGGCACCACCAGCACCGGGTCCGCACCGGGGGCGAGCACGAGCAGGGTGAGCCGCTCGGTGGCGGCGGGCGGCGCGTAGCCGGTGAGCCAGACGAGGTCGGGGCCGGGGGCGACGAGCAGCCCGGCGAACCCGGCGTCGGCGGCGGCGCGGGCGGCGTGCCGCATGCGGGCGCGGTAGTCGTCGGCGGTGAACGGGGCGAAGTCGCCGGTCATGCGGGGCTCCTCGGTGCTCGTCGGCGGTGCGGGCCGGGCTGCCACGAACCTACTCCCCGCGACGTCCGGGCACGTAACGCAAGTCAACTTGCTTTAGAAGTCCGGCAGGACGTACCTTAAAGCAAGAAGCACTGCGTTAACTCGGCAGGAGGCACTACCGATGGTTCTCACCCCGGACTTCTGGACGCTGTTCACCGTGTTCGCCGCAGGCGGCATGGGGCTCACCGCCGTGACCGCGGCGCTCGTCGCCGTCCTCGACCGCGCCCACGCCGAACGGCCGGCGCCCCACTGACCTGCGCTACGTTGGCGGGATGCCGGAGAGCAGCCCCCAGCCAGCCACCCGCAGAACGGGCGGCCGCAGCGCCCGCGTACGCGCCGCCGTGCTCCAGGCGACGGTGGACGTCGTCCTGGAGTGCGGCGCCGACGCGCTGTCGATCGCCGAGGTCGCCCAGCGCGCCGGCGTCCACGAGACGTCGATCTACCGCCGCTGGGGCACGAAGTCGGCCCTCGCCCTCGACGCGGTCCTCGACCGCACCCGCACCGACCTGCCCACCCCCGACACCGGCACCCTCCGCGGCGACCTCCTCGCCCTCCTCCACGGCACCGCCGCGTTCGTCCGCACCCCGCTGGGCGGGCTGCTGCTGCGGATGGCGGTGCAGGAGGACCTCGCGGAGTACGAGGCGGCCCGCGACCAGTTCTGGACCACCCGCTTCGCGGTCGGCGCGACCGTCCTGGACCGCGCCGAGTCCCGCGGCGAACTCCGCCCCGGCGTCGACCGCCGGCTGGCCTTCGAGGCCCTGATGGGCCCGCTGCACACCCGCCTGCTGCTGACCCGCGAACCGCTGGACGACGCCTTCCTCCAGGGCACGGTGGACCTGCTGCTCGCGGGCATAGGCACCTGACACCCGCCCTCCGGGAGAAGGCGACGGGCGTGCCACGCACAGAGCCGCCCTACGCCCCTCACGTCCTGCCCGACTCCGTCCGGACCACCGCCACCGGGCAGTCCGCGTGGTGCAGCAGTGCCTGGCTCACCGAGCCCAGCAGCATCCCCGTGAAGCCCCCGCGCCCGCGTGCGCCCACGACCACCAGCGCCGCTTCCCGGCTCGCCTCGATCAGCGCCTCCCGGGGGCCGCCGCGCAGCACGCGGCGGTCGACGGGTACGTCCGGGTAGCGCTCCTGACGGCCCGCCAGCGCCTCCGCGAGCAGGCGCTCCTCGTTCGCGGCCAGGTCGCCCGCGCCGCTCGCGTACGGCGCGGCCGGGTCCTGCGGCGGCGGGGCCTCGGCCTTCCACGGCGACCAGGCGTGTACGGCGACGATGCCGGTGCCGCGCATCGCGGCCTGTGCGAAGGCGAACTCGATCGCCGCGTCGCCGGCCCGGGACCCGTCCACACCCGCCACCACCGGGCCCTCGCGCGGCGGGTCGCCCGCGCCGCGTACGACGAGCACCGGGCAGTGGCCGTGCGCCGCCAGGTGCACCGCCGTCGAGCCCAGCAGCAGGCCGGCGAACGCGCCGAGCCCGCGGCTGCCGACGACCGCCAGGGCCGCGCCGCGCGACTCCTCGGTCAGCACCGGCAGCGTGTCGCCCGTGACGACGGCGCCCTCGGTCTCGACGTCGGGCTCGACCTCGCGCGCGTGCGCTACGGCCTCGGCGACGTACCGCTCCGCCTGGTTGCGCAGCCCGCCCTCGGGCGGGCCCATCGACGACGGCTCCAGCGGCACCCGCATCATCGGCCAGAAGAAGGCGTGCACGACGCGCAACCCGATGCCGCGCATCCGCGCCTCGCGCGCCGCCACGGCGACCGCTTCCAAACCGGCGGGCGCCCCGTCCACGCCCACCAGCACCGGTGCACTCACCATCGGCCTCCGTCCGCGCGCGGCGCGGAGGCGCCGCTGGATCCACGTACCGTGTGCCCAGGCTTGCCGACCCCCGCGGCTCCCGCCAGCCGGCGGGCGGTGAGCGGTGAGCGGGTGAGCGGTGAGCGGCGTCCGCGGATGCCGTACGGGCGCCGCGCGGGCCCGCGCCCCCGCGTCAGTGTGCCGTGAGCGCCAGCGCCTCGTGCAGGTCCGCCGGGTCCTTGCGCACCGCCGCTCCGTCCAGCCGGGCCGTGACCCGCCCCGACGTCAGCACCGTCACCGTGTCGGCGCACTGCGCGGCCGACGCCGGGCTGGGCGAGACGAGCAGCACCGCGAGGCCCTCCCCCGCCAGCGTGCCGACCAGGTCAAGGATCTGACCGACGAGCACCGGCGCCAGGCCCTCCGTCGGCTCGTCCAGCAGCAGCACGCGCGGCGAGCCCAGCAGCGCCCGGGCCAGGGCGAGCATCTGCTGCTCGCCGCCGGACAGGTCGGTGCCGCGGTGGGCGCTGCGCTCGCCGAGCCGGGGCAGCAGGTCGAGCACCCGCTCCGGCGTCCAGGGCCGGCCGACCGCGCCGTCGGGGGGCGGGCGGTGGGCGAGGCGGAGGTGTTCGGCGACGGTCAGCCGGGCGAAGACCCGGCGGCCCTGGGGTACGAGGCCGACGCCGGCGCGGGCGATGCGGTGCGCCGGGCGGCCGGTGACGTCGCGGCCAGCGATCGCGACGGTGCCCGTGGCCGGGCGCAGCAGGCCGGCCACGGTGTGCACGAGGGTGGTCTTGCCGGCGCCGTTGTGGCCGACGACGGCGTGCACGCTGCCCTCGGGGACGTCGAGGTCGAGGTCGTGGAGGACGGTGCCGCCGTGGTAGCCGGCGGACAGTCCGCAGATGCGGAGCATGGGGCGGGTCACCTCTTCGCGCCGGTGTCGTGGGCGTCGGCGGCACCGGGCATGCCGCCGGCGGCCGGGGCGTCCGCCGTGGTGGCGGCGTCCAGATACGCGCTGCGCACCTCGGGCAGGTCGAAGACCTCCCGTACCGGCCCGGAGGCCAGCACCCGCCCGGTCACCAGCACCGTGACCGTACGGGCCAGCCGCGCGACCACCTCGGTGTTGTGCTCCACGAGCAGCACGGCGATGTCGTCGTCCAGCGCGCCGAGCACGTCGAGGAGCCGGACCACGTCCCGGTCGGTGAGCCCGGCGGCGGGCTCGTCGAGCAGCAGCAGGCGCGGCCGGGCCACGAGCGCGGCGGCGAGGTCGAGCAGCCGGCGCTGCCCGTGGGACAGCGAGCCGGCGGGCCGGTCCGCCACCCCGGCGAGGCCGACGTCCGCGAGCCGCTCCGCGGCGGCGTCGGCCAGCCGGCCCCGGCGCGCGGCCCGCCGCCAGGCGCCGCGGCGCTCGGGGTGGTGCCGCCAGGAGGCGAGCAGCACGTTGTCCAGGACGGTCAGGTCCGGGATGGCCGTGGGCTGCTGGAAGCTGCGGGCGACGCCGAGGCGGCTGCGCCGCGCGGGTGCGGTGCGGGTGACGTCCCGGCCCAGGAAGGTGAGGGAGCCCTGGTCGGGACGCTCAGTGCCGGCGATGAGGTTGAGCAGGGTGGTCTTGCCGGCGCCGTTCGGCCCGATGAGCGCGTGCCGGGCGCCGGCGGGCAGGTCGAGGGAGACCTCGTCGACCGCGGTGAGGCTGCCGAAGCGGCGGGTGAGGCCGGCGAGTTCGAGGGCCGGGGCGGATGCTGCGGCGGATACCGCGGCGGATGCGGTCACGTCGTCCCCTTCCGTAGCCGGGCCTGCGCGCCCGCCTGAGCCGGTTCCGGCGTTTCCGCGTCGCCCGGCCTGCGCGGCGCGGGCAACCGACCGGCCGCGCTGCCGCCACCACCGGTGCCGGCGTCCTCGCCGTCCGCGGCGGCCGTGCGGGGTGCCCCGGACACCAGCCCGGCGATCCCGCGCGGCAGCAGGTAGACCGCCGCGACGAACAGCACGCCGAGGAGCAGCGGCCCGTGGCCCGGCCACGAACTGGCCAGCCAGTCGCGGGTGTAGACGATGAGCCCCGCGCCCAGCAGAGCGCCGATCACCGAGGTGATGCCGCCGATGACGGCCGCGAGCAGCGCGAGCGCGGCGATCTCGAAGCCGACGTCGGCCGGCGAGACGTAGCTCTGCACGGCGATGAGCAGCGAGCCGCCCGCGCCCGCGAGGGCGCCCGCGCCGACGTACGCCACCAGCAGGTAGCGGGTCACGGGGTGGCCCGAGGCGCGCATCCGCTCCTCCGCCTCCCGCGAGCCGGTCAGCAGCTTGCCGGCCGGCGAGCGCAGCAGAACCAGTGCCACCGCGACGACGAAGACGACGACGACCGCCGCGTACTGGTAGATCGCCAGCTCCTCGAAGAGCGGTTCGCCGCCCCAGAACGCCTGCGTGGAGGGGAACCCGGCGAGGCCGTCGGTGCCGCCGGTCACGGACTTCCACTGGCCGATGGCGATGGCCGTCAGCTCGCCGACCGCGAGCGTGATCATGAGCACGGTGGTGCCGCGGGCGCGGATCACCGCCGGGCCCGTCACCACGCAGAACGCGGCGGCGACGGCGGCGGAGACCACCACCTGCACGGGCCCGACCGTCCAGTCGTTCTCGGCGAGTTTGGCGGTGGTGTACGCGCCGACGGCGAACGGCGCGGTCTGCCCCAGCGTGGGCAGCCCGGCGTACCCGGTGACCACGGTGACGCTGACCGCGAGCAGGCCGAGGGCCAGGGCGTAGCCGGCGAGCGAGAGGGCGTAGGCGTCGAGCGTCAGCGGCAGGAACGCCAGCACGGCGATCAGGACGGCCAGCGGGGCGGCGGCGCGCGCCGCCGCGGCGGCCCGCCCGGGGCCGGTCCCGGCGGCGGCCGCGGACGCGGCCTTCGCCCGGCGCGCCGTCAGCACCCCGCGCCACGGCCAGGGCACCCGCGCCAGCCTGCGGCGCAGCCGTTCCGCAGGATCGGGCGGCGGATCGGCGTCGTGCTCCGGGCCGTGCGGCTCGGCGAGCCCGCGCCCGGAGCGCAGGATCAGCACCGCGGCCATGGCGGCGAAGAGCAGGTACGGGGCCCAGTCCGGGGCGACCGAGACCCCGAGCGTCTGCACCTCGCCGACGCCGATGGCGGCCACCAGCGTCGCCCACAGGGATCGGAGCCCGCCGAGGACGACGACCACGAGGGAGAGCATCAGCACGGTGTCGCCGGTGCTCGGCCCGGGGCCGATGATCGGCGCGCCCAGCACGCCGGCGGCACCGGCCAGCGCTCCCGCCGCGGCGAGCACGCCGGTGTGCACGACCCGGGGGCTGAGCCCCGTGGTGGCCAGCATCTCGGGGTCGTCGGCCGCGGCCCGCACGGCGGCGCCCGCGCGGGTGCGGGTGAGCACCCAGGTGCCGGCCGCGGCGAGGACGAGGGCCATGACGATGAACCCGAGCCGGTAGGCGGGGTAGCGGTGGCCGAGGAGGTCGACGGAGGTGTCCAGCGCGTCCGGGATGCGTACCGGCATCTCGTCCGCGCCGAACCCCTCCACGAGCAGGTTGCCGCCGATCAGCGCGAGCCCGAACGTCAGCAGCGCCTGGTCCAGATGCCCGCGGCGGGCGAGCGGCGCCGTCGCCGCCGACAGCAGCGCGCCCGCCGCGCAGGCGGCCACGGTGCCGGCGACGAGGCCCAGGGCGAGGCCGCCCCAGGTGCCGTCGCTGAGCTCGGCGCCGGTGTAGGCGCCGACCGCGTACAGCGTGCCGTGCGCCAGGTTGAGCACGCCGGCGGTGCCGAACGCCAGGCTCAGGCCGGCGGCGACGACGAACAGCAGCAGCCCGTAGGCGACGCCGTCGACCGCCGGCACGAGCTGGGCATCGAGGGCCCCCATGTCAGTCGCCGAGCGTGGCCAGGTCCTGGACCGTGACGTTGGAGAGTTGCTCGCCGTCCTTGCGGACCTCGCGCAGATACCACTTCTGCACCGGCGCGTGCGACTTCTCGCCGAACTCCCAGGCGCCGCGCGGGCTGTCGATCTGGCCGAGGTTGGCGACGGCCTCGTTGATGGTCTCCGAGTTCACCTCGCCCTTGTCGGCCGCGTCGGCGATGGCCATGTCGAGCACGTGGGCGGCGTCGTACGAGGCCATGGCGTACTCGGTGGGCGGGGTGTCGTGCTTGGCCGTCCAGTCCGCGACGAACTTCCGGTTGGCGTCGTTGTCCAGGTCGGGCACGTAGTTGAAGACGGACTGGATGCCCTCGGCCGCGTCACCCTGGGCCTGGAGGATGCTGCCCTCGGTGAGCGCCCCGGAGGCGTACAGCGGCAGGTCGGCGATGTCCGACTGGGCGTACTGCTTGACGAAGTCGATGGCGGCCTTGCCGGCGTAGAAGGTGTACACCGCCTTGGCGTCGGACTTGGCGATGTCCGCGAAGTAGGGGGTGAAGTTGGTGGTGTCGGGGAACGGGGTCCAGGTGGTCTCGCCGTCGGGGTTGGCGAGTTCGCCGTCGATCTCGCCGAAGGTCTCGGTGAAGCCGCCGACCTGGTCGTAACCGCCCTGGTAGTCGGGGCCGATGGCGTAGACCGGGCCGTCCACCTCGTCCTTCACGTACTGGGCGATGGCGGCGCCGAAGTCCTTGGACAGGAAGGACGTGTGCCACACGGAGGACACGTCCTTCAGCTCCGGCCGGCCGTTCGAGCTGATCA
Proteins encoded:
- a CDS encoding aminopeptidase P family protein; protein product: MTGDFAPFTADDYRARMRHAARAAADAGFAGLLVAPGPDLVWLTGYAPPAATERLTLLVLAPGADPVLVVPKLEAGDAARAAGGPALTLRDWTDGTSPYAVTAPLLDARGRYAVSDDTWALHLLGLQRELPDSAYVAFSDGLPMLRAVKDDAELARLAAAGAAADAAYEEIRKARFAGRKESEVAADLAALLRRFGHSRVDFTVVGSGPNGADPHHEAGARVIRDGDMVVLDFGGLVHGYGSDTTRTVHVGEPTAEEREIHDVVRAAQEAGFRAVRPGAACQDVDRAARRVIADAGYGGYFIHRTGHGIGTTTHEPPYMTEGEEQPLVPGMCFSVEPGIYLPGRFGVRIEDIVTVTATGGRRLNDTAREMAIVS
- a CDS encoding TetR/AcrR family transcriptional regulator, coding for MPESSPQPATRRTGGRSARVRAAVLQATVDVVLECGADALSIAEVAQRAGVHETSIYRRWGTKSALALDAVLDRTRTDLPTPDTGTLRGDLLALLHGTAAFVRTPLGGLLLRMAVQEDLAEYEAARDQFWTTRFAVGATVLDRAESRGELRPGVDRRLAFEALMGPLHTRLLLTREPLDDAFLQGTVDLLLAGIGT
- a CDS encoding universal stress protein: MVSAPVLVGVDGAPAGLEAVAVAAREARMRGIGLRVVHAFFWPMMRVPLEPSSMGPPEGGLRNQAERYVAEAVAHAREVEPDVETEGAVVTGDTLPVLTEESRGAALAVVGSRGLGAFAGLLLGSTAVHLAAHGHCPVLVVRGAGDPPREGPVVAGVDGSRAGDAAIEFAFAQAAMRGTGIVAVHAWSPWKAEAPPPQDPAAPYASGAGDLAANEERLLAEALAGRQERYPDVPVDRRVLRGGPREALIEASREAALVVVGARGRGGFTGMLLGSVSQALLHHADCPVAVVRTESGRT
- a CDS encoding ABC transporter ATP-binding protein — its product is MLRICGLSAGYHGGTVLHDLDLDVPEGSVHAVVGHNGAGKTTLVHTVAGLLRPATGTVAIAGRDVTGRPAHRIARAGVGLVPQGRRVFARLTVAEHLRLAHRPPPDGAVGRPWTPERVLDLLPRLGERSAHRGTDLSGGEQQMLALARALLGSPRVLLLDEPTEGLAPVLVGQILDLVGTLAGEGLAVLLVSPSPASAAQCADTVTVLTSGRVTARLDGAAVRKDPADLHEALALTAH
- a CDS encoding ATP-binding cassette domain-containing protein, with product MTASAAVSAAASAPALELAGLTRRFGSLTAVDEVSLDLPAGARHALIGPNGAGKTTLLNLIAGTERPDQGSLTFLGRDVTRTAPARRSRLGVARSFQQPTAIPDLTVLDNVLLASWRHHPERRGAWRRAARRGRLADAAAERLADVGLAGVADRPAGSLSHGQRRLLDLAAALVARPRLLLLDEPAAGLTDRDVVRLLDVLGALDDDIAVLLVEHNTEVVARLARTVTVLVTGRVLASGPVREVFDLPEVRSAYLDAATTADAPAAGGMPGAADAHDTGAKR
- a CDS encoding ABC transporter permease; this encodes MGALDAQLVPAVDGVAYGLLLFVVAAGLSLAFGTAGVLNLAHGTLYAVGAYTGAELSDGTWGGLALGLVAGTVAACAAGALLSAATAPLARRGHLDQALLTFGLALIGGNLLVEGFGADEMPVRIPDALDTSVDLLGHRYPAYRLGFIVMALVLAAAGTWVLTRTRAGAAVRAAADDPEMLATTGLSPRVVHTGVLAAAGALAGAAGVLGAPIIGPGPSTGDTVLMLSLVVVVLGGLRSLWATLVAAIGVGEVQTLGVSVAPDWAPYLLFAAMAAVLILRSGRGLAEPHGPEHDADPPPDPAERLRRRLARVPWPWRGVLTARRAKAASAAAAGTGPGRAAAAARAAAPLAVLIAVLAFLPLTLDAYALSLAGYALALGLLAVSVTVVTGYAGLPTLGQTAPFAVGAYTTAKLAENDWTVGPVQVVVSAAVAAAFCVVTGPAVIRARGTTVLMITLAVGELTAIAIGQWKSVTGGTDGLAGFPSTQAFWGGEPLFEELAIYQYAAVVVVFVVAVALVLLRSPAGKLLTGSREAEERMRASGHPVTRYLLVAYVGAGALAGAGGSLLIAVQSYVSPADVGFEIAALALLAAVIGGITSVIGALLGAGLIVYTRDWLASSWPGHGPLLLGVLFVAAVYLLPRGIAGLVSGAPRTAAADGEDAGTGGGGSAAGRLPAPRRPGDAETPEPAQAGAQARLRKGTT
- a CDS encoding ABC transporter substrate-binding protein; protein product: MFVNASIRRPGRSRTRASAAAAAAVSLAIAGCSGGESGSGDDTVKVGLLASLSGTYEPVGTDLRNGFQLYLDTHDGKLGGREVELSVADEGDGPPTAVPAATKLVKKDRIDVMTGIVANGSYNAVLPMLEQNKIPLISSNGRPELKDVSSVWHTSFLSKDFGAAIAQYVKDEVDGPVYAIGPDYQGGYDQVGGFTETFGEIDGELANPDGETTWTPFPDTTNFTPYFADIAKSDAKAVYTFYAGKAAIDFVKQYAQSDIADLPLYASGALTEGSILQAQGDAAEGIQSVFNYVPDLDNDANRKFVADWTAKHDTPPTEYAMASYDAAHVLDMAIADAADKGEVNSETINEAVANLGQIDSPRGAWEFGEKSHAPVQKWYLREVRKDGEQLSNVTVQDLATLGD